The Candidatus Marinimicrobia bacterium CG08_land_8_20_14_0_20_45_22 genome includes the window CAATCGGATAGGCCAGTCTTCTTTTTCCCCAATCTTCCAGATAGAGGACGATGCCGTTTAAGCGGGTGATCTCGGCATTGACGGCTTCGACAATCTGGCTCAGTTTGTCATGCTCATAATTCGGATTGACGATGAATAAATTTTCGTAGTACCTCACTCGTTGAACTCCTTATGTTTAGTTTGGTTATACTTGTTCATGATCCAGTAAATATCATGTTCTGCGTAATCGTTGATCGCGTTGACACTTGTTTCGATTACGTCGTTTACTGATGGCAATTCTTCTTTCTTGAAATTCGTCAGGACGAAATCTTCGGAAGCGAGATTTCCCTGCGGTCCGATTCCGAGTCTGAGCCGTGGAAATTCATCTGTGCCGATCTGATCGATGATAGACTTTATTCCGCGATGACCGCCGGCAGAACCGTTCGTGCGGATGCGTAAAGCGCCCAATGGCAAGTCGATATCGTCATAGACGACAAAAATCTGCGCCGGTTCCGCATCGAAGTATTTCAGCATTTGCTTCACGGCGACTCCGGATGCATTCATGTATGTCATTGGTTTGCACAGCCGAAATGACGTTGATGAAGAGGCGGGATAAACAGAAGATTTCCGAGTATCAGCGAAAACAAAAGAACTCTTGGCTGGAGTGAATTGAATTTGATGTTGATCTGCCAACCGGTCGACAACCATAAATCCGAAATTGTGTCGGTTTCTCGTGTACTTCATGCCGGGATTTCCCAAACCAACGATGATTTTGGGTTGTGTCGTTTGAGTGTCTTCATGCTGACGTTTTTTAAAGAAGAACAATGCATTATTCTTTCTTTTTCTTAGTCTTCTCTTCTTTTTCTTCTTCTTTTTCTTCGCCTTCGGCCGTTTCTTCAACTTCAGCTGGTTTTTCTTCTTCAGCCACGCCAGAGGGTTTCACGACGGAAACGATCGATGCGGAAATAACGTTTTGTATTTCTGCGTTGGGGATTTGAATGTCTTTGACGCCGATTGAATCCCCGAGATTCAAAGCGCTTACGTCAATTGTAACGCCATCCGGAATTTCTGCGGCTTTGCATTTGACTTCAAGTTCCCAAAGATGCTGGGCTAAAATGCCGCCGAATGTTTTTACGCCGATGGCAATCCCAACCAATTTGATCGGAATGGAGACAACGATCTTTTCTTCGAGATTGACGCCCATAAAGTCGGCGTGGATGATCATCTCGCTGATTGGATTGTGCTGAAGATTTCTAACAATGCACGGGTAGGATTTTCTGCCGATCTGCAGATTGATGATGTGCGCTCCGGAATGGAGAGCCGCATTCAAATCTTTCACGTCGATACAGAGCGGAATCGGATTTTCTACGTGATAATAGTACACCGACGGAATTTTTCCGTCGCGACGCAATTTCTTGGTGTCGCGTTTCGTCAGTGCGGTTCTGGCTTCTGCTGATAACTTGTACTCAAGCATTCATATACTCCTTATGATTAAAATTCAAACAGTGAACTGATGGATTCTTCGTTATGGATTCGTTTGATGGCTTCCGCAAACATCGGCGCGGCAGTTAGAATCTCCAGTTTCTCAAATTGTCTTTCTGGTGGGATGGCAATAGAATTTGTGACGATAACTTTATCGATCGGCGATTCTATGATCAGCCGGACGCAATTGCCGGAAAAAAGTCCATGCGTGGCGACGACGATGATAGATTCAGCGCCGTTATTTTTAAGCAAACGCGCGGCCTGCGAAATAGTGCCGCCGGTGTCGATCATATCGTCGATAATGAGCGCATT containing:
- a CDS encoding 50S ribosomal protein L25; the protein is MLEYKLSAEARTALTKRDTKKLRRDGKIPSVYYYHVENPIPLCIDVKDLNAALHSGAHIINLQIGRKSYPCIVRNLQHNPISEMIIHADFMGVNLEEKIVVSIPIKLVGIAIGVKTFGGILAQHLWELEVKCKAAEIPDGVTIDVSALNLGDSIGVKDIQIPNAEIQNVISASIVSVVKPSGVAEEEKPAEVEETAEGEEKEEEKEEKTKKKKE
- a CDS encoding aminoacyl-tRNA hydrolase, with the protein product MFFFKKRQHEDTQTTQPKIIVGLGNPGMKYTRNRHNFGFMVVDRLADQHQIQFTPAKSSFVFADTRKSSVYPASSSTSFRLCKPMTYMNASGVAVKQMLKYFDAEPAQIFVVYDDIDLPLGALRIRTNGSAGGHRGIKSIIDQIGTDEFPRLRLGIGPQGNLASEDFVLTNFKKEELPSVNDVIETSVNAINDYAEHDIYWIMNKYNQTKHKEFNE